The genomic interval TTTTTTACTTCTTCAGACTTTAGGGTTCTATTGCTTCTTGTATACCATTTCAATACATCTTGACTTAAGAATTCGTCCTCATAATTCACACTGGCTTCAACATCACTTTGTTTATGATAAGTAATAAAGATCGGACATGTTTGATCTTTCGTTTTGTAACCATAGACAGTAGAACTTTCATCTTTAGGCCAATTTAATAATTTACAAACATCTTTCCTAGAATACTTTTCATATAATGTCAACGATTCCTCGCATTTATACAACTTGCTCTTCTCTTTAGCACTGCGCACAATGTCCTCTATTAAATGCCGGAAATAGTCATTAGCCTTTAGACGTTCTTGCAGATTCTGACAAAAAGCGTAGATATTATGGGAATTCAAAGTAACAAGCGGCTTTTCTCCATATTTTTTTCGATCACTTTGGGTAAAAAAAGAAAGATCCAGAACCCGTTTGACCGATTCTAAAGTAGCTGAATCAATGCGGCAACGAAATTTGACTAGCTGACGGATATATTCATCCTGTTGAATTTCTCCTTTTTCCAGCAACAATTCCAATAAGATAATTTCGTGTTTTCTCTTCCCATTTAAAATTTCCAATGATAGCATCGTTAACACTTTATTTTCATATGAACTTAATAATGGAAGATCTTCTTTCATTTTTAATAAAAATTGATAATAGTTATGATACTTAGTCGCAACCACAACCGGATCTAGTGAGTGATTATCTAGAAAATCGTATAGATAGGGGATTCTCCCTAATCGATTTTTTAGTTCCACATAAGCCTCTTTTAAGATCTTTAACGTCGTCAAATTACTTTGATCGATTGCTGAAAAAATTCGTTTTTTCGCTATTTCCTCAAAATTAATCGTAGATACACCTTTAATAAAACTTGTATCATTTGTCTTTCGACGAATACGATCTTTGTTTTGGGAACGATCCCCTGAAAGTGCAATCGGAATTAAATAATTCTTTTTATAATTTCCAATAAAATCAATAATGGTTACATAATCTTTTGTAGAATGTTTACGCAGTCCCCGCCCAAGCTGTTGGATGAAAATAATACTGGATTGGGTTTGTCTCAACATAACTACTTGATTAATACTCGGAATATCAATCCCCTCATTAAAAATATCAACGGTTAGAATATAATCAAGTTCACCATTTTCTAATTTAGAAATATTAGATTCCCTTACTTCTTGAGAATCTTCCCCTGTTAACGCCACTGTGCGGAAACCCTTTTGATTGAATAATTGTGATAATTGTTTTGCTTCTTCTTTACGACTACAAAATATTAACCCTTTTACCTCTTCACCAGAAAAGCCGTAATACTCCACCTTTTCTAAAATATGCTGGACACGTTCTTCGGTCACAAGCTTGGATAAAAGAGTGGTCTCATCCATCATTTCCCCGTTCCATTCCCAATCAGTTACACCAAAATAATGAAAAGGACATAGCATATCTTCTTCAAGTGCTTCTTGCAGACGAATTTCGTAAGCAATATTGTAATCAAAGAGTTCATAAATATTAAAATCATCTGTACGCTCTGGTGTCGCTGTCATTCCTAATAAAAATTTCGGTTGGAAATATTCCATAACTTTTTGGTAAGACGAGGCACCTGCTTTATGAACTTCATCGATCAGAATATAATCAAATTCTTCACGATGAAATTGTTGTAAATTTTCCTCTTTTGAAATCGTCTGGATGGTCGCAAATAAATACTTAGCATCCGTCTGCCTATTTGACCCCGATAAAATTCCAAAATCTTTATCATACCCACCAAGAACCTTTTTATAATCCGCTTGAGCCTTTTTAAGAATCTGTTCGCGGTGAACGATAAAGAGCATTCGTCTTGGAGCAAAGCGGCGTACATCAAAAGCAGAAAGATAGGTTTTCCCTGTTCCAGTAGCTGAAATGACTAAACCTTTTTGTTCCCCAGCATCACGAACTGCTTGAATTTCTTTTAAGGCAGCCTGTTGCATTTTATTTGGTACAATTTCGAGAGCCTCTTTGATGGAATTTGTTTCATACTTGATTGGTAATTCCACTACTCGGTCGATTAATTTTGGTTCGGTTATTTGCTTATATGTTTTTTTATAGTTCTCAATCCATCTCTCTGATAAAGGCTCTGCTTCTTTCCATACTTCTTCAAATTGATTTTTAAAATGGTGAACGATTTCCCCATTTTCATGAGAAGTTAATTTTACATTCCATTCATAGTTGACTTTTAAAGCATGAGCCGTTAGATTGGAACTCCCTACAATTAAAGAATAATGGGTTTTATTCTGAAAAATATACCCCTTTGAATGAAACCCTTGCAAATCCGTCAACCTTACTTCAACATTTTTGATTTTCATTAATTCTTTAAACATTTTTGGCTGGTTAAAGTTCAAAAAGGTAGAAGTTAAGATTCGCCCTTTAATTCCTTTTCTTTTAAGGTCAAGAAAATGTGATTTTAAAGTAGCCAATCCGCTCTCTGTAATAAAAGCAACAGAAAAAAGAAAAGACTCACAACTTTCCAGTTCCTCCAGCAATGAAGTTAAGACATTTTCATTTTTTTGCGAATGATTAATTAATAATCTAGGTTTATAGTTTCCCGATTGAGTATACTTATGATCGATAAACCCCTTATGTAAAGAAGCTTCCAATTTTCCTATAAAATTTTCCATATGATCACCATACATTACCAAATTAATATATTTATTGTAATCCTCCTGTTTTAGTAGAGCAATCATAATTTAAATCTTTGGGTTTCAAGGTATTTTTTAGAAGGGGGAGCACAGTTATGGGGAGTAGATTTAAGATTTGCAGGATTTGCGTATTTCCTTGGGGTATTTGCGTATTTCCCGAGGCGATATGATTATTTCCTAAGATTTATGTTTATTTCCCAAAAGGATTTGATTATTTCCCTTCGTATTTGCGTATTTCCCGATTATATTTGCGCTACTTTCACTTTTCACAATGATTGAAAGAAACAACAAAAAAACTATTCACAAATTGTGAATAGCAAAAAATCATTTTACCTAATCATCATGAAGTGACGTTCACCAATTTTTCAATCGCGGGAATATCTGCAGGGGCCCAGTCTAAATTTAGGAGTTCACTGGGTTCCAGCCACTTAATGGCTACATGCTCAGTTAATTCCGGTTGGCCTTCCACTAGCTTACAACGGAAGGTAGTTAAATGAACAATTCCAAAATCATATTCATAGGCCGTATGTTCAACTTGTTCCCCAATTTCGACTTTGCAAAGCATTTCTTCTTCAATTTCGCGGCGCAACGCCTCTTGAGGTGTTTCGCCTTTCTCTATCTTTCCTCCTGGAAACTCCCATTTTAGAGATAAACTCTTATCTGGCCCCCTTTGTGCACATAAAATTTTCCCTTTTTCAATAATGACAGCTCCAACGACATAGATATTTTTTTTCATTTCGTCCTCCTATGAAATATGCCTAGTTTCAAGCGCTATTTTCGTTTTTACCTTTCTAGCCCCATCGTTTTCTGTCCTCATAACGAAGTCTAGAAAAGCTAGCTATCATCCATTTTTTGAATAATACCTAACACCTTTAGTTTACTTTATTTGAAATTGTCTAAGAGCCCCATTTAATTCTTCTATTAGTTGGTTAAGCTGTATGGCATGGCGGGTAACCTCGTTTGTAGATGCTGCTTGTTCTTCCATAGCGGAGCTGATTTCCTCAGTGGAAGCTGTCGTCTGTTGTGAAACAGCTGAAATTTCCTCGATCATCTTCACGACCATTTCCTTCTCCTCTTGGATTGAATGAATGCTATGCATTTCTTCTTCTATGGACCCCATCATACTCTGTAAGGATTCAGTTAATTTATCCATCGCCGCACTCGCCATTCTCACAGCATCTTTCTGGTCAATACTGATTGTATTTGTCTCATTCATTACTTCTACTAGTTCTTTCGTGTTCACCACCATATCTTTGGCCATATCATGAATATCATTTGCAGCTCTTTTTGATTCTTCTGCTAAATTACGAACCTCATTAGCTACCACGGCAAATCCCTTTCCATGCTCACCAGCTCTTGCAGCTTCAATAGAAGCATTTAGGGAAAGTAAATTAGTTTGTTCTGCAATTTGTTCAATAGCCTTTGTGACACGAGTAATTGAATGTGACCTTTCGTCAAACTTTGAGATCATTTCAGTCACTTTCTCAAAGGACTGTTCTAATTTACAATAGGATTTCTCTAAGTTCCCTACTTGACGATTTCCACTATCGATTTCATTTGCTGCGTCTTTCATTGTGAATTCAATTTGATTTGATTGATTTAACAAGTTTCCAATCTGTCCACTTAAATCATGAATCGCTTTTGTTCCCTTGTCAATCTCTCCAGTTTGATTTCCTGTTCCAACCGCAATTTCTTCAACCGCTTGAGTAATTTCTTCTATAGATTGATTGTTTTCATTGGCTATGGTGGTTAAACCCTCTGCTGCATGATTTACTGAACTAACATTAGTTGTAATTTTAAATATTAATTGTCTCATTTTATAGAGCATTTCATTATAGCTAACTGCAAGTTGTCCGAGCTCATCTTTAGAATGAATCTCTAATTCTGACACTAAATCCCCTTCTGCTGTCTTTCCTATGACTGTTTGGAAATAACGAATTAACTTATTAAGCCTCCAAGCAATAATAATTGCGAAAATCACTCCGATAGCTAATCCGACTAGAATAGACAACCCACTAACTTTTTGAAACTTACTGATTTTGTCGAAAAAAATAGCTTCTGGTGTCAAGGAGATAACATTCCAATTTAGCCCAAAAATAGTTGCACTATGTCTCTTGTATTTTTCTCCATTCCAAGAGAAATCATGAGAAGTATTGGGAGACTTTTGATTCATCTCATTCACCCAACTAAATGCCGAATGAAATTTCTTCGAGTCTTCAATTAAGTCTTCTACACCTTCTACTGTTCCGCTCTTTTCCGGATTCATATTTTTACCATCTGCATTCTCTATAAAAGAGCTAATGATAAAACCTTGATCATCTAAAATAATTAGTTTACTGTTGGATTCCTTTTCAATCTTTTCTCTTAATAAAGCAATATTAGATAAATCGATGTCATATCCTAATGCCCCCACCATATTACCTTTGGAAAAAACGGGGGTAATAACAGATGTCATCATTTTACTTGTCACAATATCTTTATACACTCCGACCCATGTTGTTTCTGGATGTTCTTTTAATAATCGATATGACTTCGTCTCTCTGACATCCTTATCCACTTTTGCATATGGGGAAATATGTAACTTTCCTGTAGTAAAATCCATAAAGTAAACCGAAGTTAACATTGGATCTTCTTTACGAATAGACTTGATTTCCTTTTCCATTTGCCCAATGAAACCCTCTTCATTCATTTGTAGAGATAGAAGACTAGCCATTTGTTTAATGGAAGAGTCATATTTACCAAGATCTTTTTCTACAAATGCAGCGGCATTTTTGGCATTATATACTCCATGTTTCATATCATCTTTTTTTAAGATATCGCTAATTGTTATGTAATTAAATATGACAGTAATAGCAACAGCAAGTAGTACCGAAGCAGACAAAAATAATATCCCTTTTGTCCGGATCGATAATCCCTTTATACTACCTTTACGTTCTTTTATAACAGCCACCTTATACCTTCTCCCTTCTGCCTACAAT from Oikeobacillus pervagus carries:
- a CDS encoding DUF3427 domain-containing protein, with the protein product MENFIGKLEASLHKGFIDHKYTQSGNYKPRLLINHSQKNENVLTSLLEELESCESFLFSVAFITESGLATLKSHFLDLKRKGIKGRILTSTFLNFNQPKMFKELMKIKNVEVRLTDLQGFHSKGYIFQNKTHYSLIVGSSNLTAHALKVNYEWNVKLTSHENGEIVHHFKNQFEEVWKEAEPLSERWIENYKKTYKQITEPKLIDRVVELPIKYETNSIKEALEIVPNKMQQAALKEIQAVRDAGEQKGLVISATGTGKTYLSAFDVRRFAPRRMLFIVHREQILKKAQADYKKVLGGYDKDFGILSGSNRQTDAKYLFATIQTISKEENLQQFHREEFDYILIDEVHKAGASSYQKVMEYFQPKFLLGMTATPERTDDFNIYELFDYNIAYEIRLQEALEEDMLCPFHYFGVTDWEWNGEMMDETTLLSKLVTEERVQHILEKVEYYGFSGEEVKGLIFCSRKEEAKQLSQLFNQKGFRTVALTGEDSQEVRESNISKLENGELDYILTVDIFNEGIDIPSINQVVMLRQTQSSIIFIQQLGRGLRKHSTKDYVTIIDFIGNYKKNYLIPIALSGDRSQNKDRIRRKTNDTSFIKGVSTINFEEIAKKRIFSAIDQSNLTTLKILKEAYVELKNRLGRIPYLYDFLDNHSLDPVVVATKYHNYYQFLLKMKEDLPLLSSYENKVLTMLSLEILNGKRKHEIILLELLLEKGEIQQDEYIRQLVKFRCRIDSATLESVKRVLDLSFFTQSDRKKYGEKPLVTLNSHNIYAFCQNLQERLKANDYFRHLIEDIVRSAKEKSKLYKCEESLTLYEKYSRKDVCKLLNWPKDESSTVYGYKTKDQTCPIFITYHKQSDVEASVNYEDEFLSQDVLKWYTRSNRTLKSEEVKKIIYAEDHHIDIHIFVKKDDDEGKDFYYLGKAKPDQQSVQQDIMKDENKKPVVHMNMIMEKALDPKLYQYIKSS
- a CDS encoding (deoxy)nucleoside triphosphate pyrophosphohydrolase: MKKNIYVVGAVIIEKGKILCAQRGPDKSLSLKWEFPGGKIEKGETPQEALRREIEEEMLCKVEIGEQVEHTAYEYDFGIVHLTTFRCKLVEGQPELTEHVAIKWLEPSELLNLDWAPADIPAIEKLVNVTS
- a CDS encoding methyl-accepting chemotaxis protein, translating into MAVIKERKGSIKGLSIRTKGILFLSASVLLAVAITVIFNYITISDILKKDDMKHGVYNAKNAAAFVEKDLGKYDSSIKQMASLLSLQMNEEGFIGQMEKEIKSIRKEDPMLTSVYFMDFTTGKLHISPYAKVDKDVRETKSYRLLKEHPETTWVGVYKDIVTSKMMTSVITPVFSKGNMVGALGYDIDLSNIALLREKIEKESNSKLIILDDQGFIISSFIENADGKNMNPEKSGTVEGVEDLIEDSKKFHSAFSWVNEMNQKSPNTSHDFSWNGEKYKRHSATIFGLNWNVISLTPEAIFFDKISKFQKVSGLSILVGLAIGVIFAIIIAWRLNKLIRYFQTVIGKTAEGDLVSELEIHSKDELGQLAVSYNEMLYKMRQLIFKITTNVSSVNHAAEGLTTIANENNQSIEEITQAVEEIAVGTGNQTGEIDKGTKAIHDLSGQIGNLLNQSNQIEFTMKDAANEIDSGNRQVGNLEKSYCKLEQSFEKVTEMISKFDERSHSITRVTKAIEQIAEQTNLLSLNASIEAARAGEHGKGFAVVANEVRNLAEESKRAANDIHDMAKDMVVNTKELVEVMNETNTISIDQKDAVRMASAAMDKLTESLQSMMGSIEEEMHSIHSIQEEKEMVVKMIEEISAVSQQTTASTEEISSAMEEQAASTNEVTRHAIQLNQLIEELNGALRQFQIK